Proteins from one Mercurialis annua linkage group LG7, ddMerAnnu1.2, whole genome shotgun sequence genomic window:
- the LOC126654484 gene encoding putative clathrin assembly protein At4g40080, translating into MKHAANLRLRDIIGLIKDKASQSKAAIISKPKTFSLKLSLLRATTHDPFTPPNSKHIDTILSYGHSSRATAAAAIEALMDRLQSTHDSSVAIKCLIIVHHIIKHGSFILQDQLSVYPCTGGRNYLKLSSFRDNITPLTWELSSWVRWYGRYLENLLSTSRTLGFILCSTSSTSEKDKEEEKVSALTNSDLLKELDSLSNLMEETSRRPGSLHLKDNELVDQIISLVGEDYLSSINEIAVRVDEFNQRLSCLSFADSVELVCVLKRLEDCKDKVLALSTRKKALVEGLWCLISEMKEKVGIGKQGDREDGRLFLTMGRNESARFTDRVLSYGNSVMFSSLRFG; encoded by the exons ATGAAACACGCAGCAAATCTGAGACTGAGAGACATAATCGGATTAATCAAAGACAAAGCTTCTCAAAGCAAAGCCGCCATTATTTCTAAACCCAAAACTTTTTCTCTCAAATTATCCCTCCTCAGAGCAACCACCCATGACCCTTTCACCCCACCAAATTCAAAGCACATCGATACTATTCTCTCTTACGGCCATAGCTCACGCGCCACCGCTGCCGCCGCCATCGAAGCGCTTATGGACCGCCTTCAATCGACTCATGACTCGTCAGTAGCTATCAAGTGCCTCATAATTGTTCATCATATTATAAAGCATGGGAGTTTTATTCTTCAGGATCAGCTCTCTGTGTATCCTTGTACTGGTGGAAGAAATTACCTCAAGCTTTCAAGTTTTAGAGACAATATTACTCCATTAACATGGGAGTTATCTTCATGGGTTAGATG GTATGGAAGATACCTTGAAAATCTGTTATCAACATCAAGAACATTGGGTTTTATTCTTTGTTCAACTTCAAGCACATCGGAGAAAgataaagaagaagagaaagttTCAGCACTAACAAACTCCGATCTACTCAAAGAACTTGATTCTTTATCAAATTTAATGGAAGAAACGAGCAGAAGACCAGGTTCTTTGCATTTGAAAGACAATGAATTAGTGGACCAGATCATAAGTTTGGTGGGTGAAGATTACTTGTCGTCAATAAACGAAATCGCGGTACGAGTTGACGAGTTTAACCAAAGACTGAGTTGTTTGAGTTTTGCTGACTCGGTCGAGTTAGTATGTGTTTTGAAAAGATTAGAAGATTGTAAAGACAAGGTTTTAGCCTTGTCTACAAGGAAGAAAGCATTGGTTGAGGGATTATGGTGTTTGATTAGTGAAATGAAAGAAAAAGTTGGGATTGGAAAACAAGGGGATAGAGAAGATGGAAGATTGTTTCTTACCATGGGAAGAAATGAGTCGGCTCGGTTTACGGACCGAGTTTTAAGCTACGGTAACTCGGTTATGTTTTCTTCTTTAAGATTTGGATAG